The following proteins come from a genomic window of Montipora foliosa isolate CH-2021 chromosome 2, ASM3666993v2, whole genome shotgun sequence:
- the LOC137989814 gene encoding N-acetyllactosaminide beta-1,6-N-acetylglucosaminyl-transferase-like has product MASSAAKIVLLLCITLVVMQSIIVYQMRSQNENPIQPKILRTLSNSMTAPFCSLEKRMQTELKDPSNETAEPMTTRMAKKSNKASSTSTLKARKWKRCQKLISGEEKLKGTVTTTPPDSEISAKYSPNQDCAQVLSNCFSHPPVSEEEKQLPIAYSITLHESARLVERILQAIYMPNNVYCIHIDAKSPNIFLTAIKAMIRCLPNVFVATNRTSVFWGHFSLVQAQFNCMEELLQSPVKWKYYISLVGQDFPLYDNKEIVRALQTLQNHNNINGVPVSKPQGEKFQFRTKFVHRFINNSFARGGKKPPPPHNITIFTGATHIIAIREFVNFVLHSQIGKDFVDFLKDTFIPDESLYGSLHQYPLAPGGIQGKQPEWIPRALRWRWDGKNKCCKGLWVRELCWISFLDLRWALGEEMKMKLFVHKIPLDFRDDLLDCILVARQGRKYGTAVWKTNETLCKDDVKITLRWDFFLVFFFIFLFFLFFCVCVFYTNTKITNCVTH; this is encoded by the exons ATGGCTTCGTCAGCTGCAAAAATAGTTCTGCTTCTATGCATTACCTTGGTTGTTATGCAATCAATCATTGTTTACCAAATGAGATCGCAGAATGAAAACCCAATCCAACCAAAGATACTACGAACTCTATCCAACTCAATGACAGCACCATTCTGTAGCCTTGAAAAGAGGATGCAGACAGAGTTGAAAGATCCATCCAATGAAACAGCGGAGCCGATGACGACACGTATGGCAAAGAAGTCAAACAAGGCTTCCTCAACAAGCACACTAAAG GCCAGGAAGTGGAAAAGGTGCCAAAAGCTTATATCCGGCGAGGAAAAGCTAAAGGGAACTGTTACTACAACACCACCTGATTCAGAAATTAGCGCCAAGTACTCGCCCAATCAGGACTGTGCTCAAGTCTTAAGCAATTGTTTCAGCCATCCTCCTGTGTCCGAAGAAGAAAAGCAGCTACCCATCGCGTATTCCATAACATTACACGAAAGTGCACGTTTAGTTGAGAGAATTCTTCAAGCAATCTATATGCCCAACAATGTGTACTGCATTCATATCGACGCAAAATCCCCAAACATATTTCTTACAGCGATAAAGGCTATGATACGCTGTCTTCCAAATGTCTTTGTTGCCACCAATAGGACAAGCGTTTTCTGGGGACATTTTAGTTTGGTTCAAGCTCAGTTCAATTGTATGGAAGAGCTTTTACAGTCTCCTGTGAAATGGAAATATTATATTAGCTTAGTTGGACAAGATTTTCCACTGTATGATAACAAGGAAATTGTGAGAGCATTGCAAACTCTTCAAAACCACAACAATATTAACGGTGTTCCTGTAAGTAAACCACAAGGTGAAAAATTCCAGTTTCGCACGAAGTTCGTCCACCGTTTTATCAACAATTCGTTCGCTAGAGGTGGGAAGAAACCCCCTCCGCCTCACAACATAACAATTTTTACGGGAGCAACACACATTATTGCGATACGAGAATTTGTGAACTTTGTACTGCACAGCCAGATTGGTAAAGACTTTGTTGATTTTTTAAAGGATACTTTCATACCAGATGAATCGTTGTATGGATCCTTACATCAGTATCCGCTGGCCCCAGGTGGAATCCAAGGGAAACAACCAGAGTGGATACCACGCGCACTGAGGTGGCGCTGGGACGGGAAAAACAAATGTTGTAAAGGATTATGGGTACGAGAACTGTGTTGGATCTCTTTTCTAGACCTTCGGTGGGCCCTCGGagaagaaatgaaaatgaaattgtttgTTCACAAAATCCCCTTGGACTTTAGAGACGACTTACTAGACTGCATTCTTGTTGCAAGACAAGGACGAAAATACGGTACGGCTGTCTGGAAAACTAATGAAACACTGTGCAAAGATGATGTCAAAATTACCTTGCGATGGGATTTCTTTCttgtgtttttctttatttttttatttttcctttttttttgtgtgtgtgttttttatacaaatacaaaaataacaaattgtGTTACGCACTAG
- the LOC137989837 gene encoding uncharacterized protein translates to MATFREAREALLLANDLDLIDDEEMLLLYDLNRSKNLDIPYWKYGKFELDSLSDDECKSEFRFLKHDIYTLLDVLNLPDKITCQNRFFVYSEEALCLLLRRFAYPCRYEDLVPRFGRPVPQLSMVVSETMDLLYARFGNLFSCLNQPWLSQANLVDFSQSIDRKGAALDNCWGFIDGTVRPVARPGEHQRVLFNGHKRVHAIKFQSVVAPNGLIVNLFGPVEGRRHDSGMLAMSGLLPMLETHCLTPTGQPLCLYGDPAYPLRVHLQGPFKGAALTAQQQLFNLSMSRVRTAVEWVFGDILEYFSFLDFKRNLKVGLSAVGKMYIICALLRNAHSCAYGSTTSTFFGVDPPSIEHYFI, encoded by the coding sequence atggccacATTCAGGGAGGCAAGGGAGGCCCTTTTGCTTGCAAACGACCTGGATTTGATCGACGATGAGGAAATGCTGCTACTGTACGATTTAAACAGATCAAAAAACCTTGACATTCCCTACTGGAAATACGGGAAATTCGAACTAGACTCTCTATCTGACGACGAATGCAAGAGTGAATTTCGCTTTCTGAAACACGACATCTATACTTTACTCGACGTATTGAACCTACCAGACAAAATTACTTGTCAGAACCGTTTTTTTGTGTACAGTGAGGAAGCTTTATGTCTGCTTTTACGTAGATTTGCCTATCCGTGTAGGTACGAAGACCTCGTTCCACGGTTTGGAAGACCTGTCCCGCAGTTAAGTATGGTGGTGTCCGAAACGATGGATTTACTTTATGCCCGCTTTGGAAACTTGTTTTCGTGTCTAAACCAACCATGGCTCTCCCAGGCTAATCTGGTAGATTTTTCTCAGTCGATCGACAGGAAAGGAGCCGCTCTTGATAACTGCTGGGGCTTTATCGATGGAACTGTGCGACCAGTTGCGAGGCCTGGTGAACATCAAAGGGTGTTATTTAATGGACACAAGCGAGTTCATGCAATTAAATTTCAAAGTGTTGTTGCACCTAATGGCCTTATTGTTAACCTTTTTGGTCCTGTTGAAGGAAGGAGACATGACAGTGGAATGCTGGCAATGTCTGGCTTGCTACCAATGTTGGAAACACACTGTTTAACTCCAACTGGCCAACCTCTATGTTTGTATGGCGACCCTGCATATCCGTTAAGAGTCCACCTGCAGGGACCATTCAAAGGTGCTGCCTTAACAGCACAGCAGCAACTGTTCAATTTGTCAATGAGTAGAGTAAGAACTGCAGTAGAGTGGGTTTTTGGTGATATTTTAGAgtacttttcttttttggattttaaaagaaatcttAAAGTTGGACTTAGTGCCGTGGGTAAAATGTACATTATTTGTGCTTTGTTGAGAAATGCCCACTCATGTGCATATGGGTCAACAACTTCTACTTTCTTTGGTGTTGACCCGCCTTCAATAGAGCACTactttatttaa